Proteins encoded by one window of Microplitis mediator isolate UGA2020A chromosome 1, iyMicMedi2.1, whole genome shotgun sequence:
- the LOC130666037 gene encoding uncharacterized protein LOC130666037, with translation MNSENEVIADVDTGNSDDETNGDVDNEAAAVTSSNPDDVTYMDSNNDIDNDSEESEADTIILDFDDYSHGNVPNPDLNGADVACSLRRDAVTPADLNNAIRSEECMTYMAAVPNVYYKPCGHYTFCEACHKKMLNDVLTEGGDFICQMCHQYVNEVFII, from the exons ATGAATTCAGAAAATGAAGTGATTGCAGATGTTGATACTGGTAATTCCGATGATGAGACTAATGGAGATGTAGATAATGAAGCTGCAGCTGTTACTTCTAGCAATCCCGATGATGTTACTTACATGGATTCAAATAATGATATTGATAATGATTCGGAAGAATCCGAGGCTGACACTATCATTCTCGATTTTGATGACTATTCTCATGGCAATGTTCCTAATCCCGACCTAAATGGTGCTGATGTTGCCTGCAGTTTACGGCGCGACGCGGTTACACCTGCGGACTTGAACAACGCTATCA GAAGTGAAGAATGTATGACTTACATGGCCGCTGTTCCGAACGTCTACTACAAGCCCTGTGGGCACTATACTTTTTGCGAAGCCTGTCATAAGAAGATGTTGAATGATGTGCTAACCGAGGGTGGTGATTTCATATGTCAAATGTGTCATCAGTATGTAAAcgaagtttttattatttaa